In one window of uncultured Acetobacteroides sp. DNA:
- the ablA gene encoding lysine 2,3-aminomutase translates to MPTNKRIELFPGVTDEQWNDWKWQVRNRIETLDELKKYVKLSAEEEEGIKKSLEKFRMAITPYYLSLIDWSNPYDPIRRQAVPGIEETHISSADLLDPLHEDEDSPVPGLTHRYPDRVLFLITDMCSMYCRHCTRRRFAGQNDSSTPEQNIDRAIEYIAKTPQVRDVVLSGGDALLVSDEKLESIVKRLRAIPHVEIIRIGTRTPVVLPQRITDNLVNMLKKYHPIWVNTHFNHSNEITEESKEACRKLADNGFPLGNQSVLLRGVNDCVHVMKKLVHDLVRMRVRPYYIYQCDLSMGLEHFRTPVSKGIQIIEGLRGHTTGFAVPTFVVDAPGGGGKTPVMPQYVISQAPSKVVLRNFEGVITTYSEPTNYEDVCHCDECKKATHEEVEGVASLLRGDRLSIEPSFLARKERHKLRDQNK, encoded by the coding sequence ATGCCTACCAACAAAAGAATAGAGCTATTCCCTGGAGTTACCGACGAGCAGTGGAACGACTGGAAATGGCAGGTTCGGAACAGAATTGAAACCCTAGACGAACTTAAGAAATACGTAAAACTCTCGGCTGAAGAGGAAGAGGGAATTAAGAAATCGCTCGAGAAGTTTAGAATGGCAATTACGCCCTACTACCTCTCGCTCATCGATTGGAGCAACCCTTACGATCCTATCCGCCGTCAGGCAGTGCCAGGAATCGAGGAAACGCATATCTCCAGCGCCGACCTTCTCGACCCTCTACACGAGGATGAGGACTCGCCAGTACCTGGGTTAACCCACCGTTACCCAGACCGTGTGCTATTCCTTATCACCGACATGTGCTCGATGTACTGCCGCCACTGTACCCGCCGCCGCTTTGCAGGTCAGAACGACAGCTCAACACCAGAGCAAAACATCGACAGAGCCATCGAGTACATTGCTAAGACACCACAGGTTCGCGACGTTGTGCTATCAGGTGGCGATGCCCTTCTGGTAAGTGACGAGAAACTCGAATCTATTGTTAAGCGTTTACGCGCTATTCCTCACGTTGAAATTATCCGCATTGGAACCCGTACCCCAGTGGTTCTTCCACAGCGCATAACCGACAACTTGGTGAATATGCTCAAGAAATATCACCCAATTTGGGTGAACACCCACTTCAACCACTCCAACGAAATTACCGAGGAGTCGAAGGAGGCTTGCCGCAAGCTGGCAGATAACGGATTCCCTCTCGGCAACCAATCGGTGCTGCTTCGTGGCGTAAACGACTGCGTTCACGTGATGAAGAAGCTCGTGCACGACCTTGTTCGCATGCGCGTTCGCCCCTACTACATCTACCAATGCGACCTTTCGATGGGATTGGAACACTTCCGCACCCCCGTATCAAAGGGCATTCAGATAATAGAAGGTCTTCGTGGTCATACCACCGGATTTGCAGTACCTACGTTTGTAGTTGATGCACCCGGCGGCGGCGGAAAAACCCCAGTTATGCCTCAGTACGTAATATCGCAGGCACCATCGAAGGTGGTTCTTCGCAACTTCGAAGGGGTGATTACCACCTACTCTGAGCCAACCAACTACGAGGATGTTTGCCACTGCGACGAGTGCAAGAAGGCTACCCACGAGGAGGTAGAAGGCGTTGCTTCGCTGCTACGCGGCGACAGGCTTTCCATCGAACCCAGCTTCCTTGCCCGCAAGGAGCGCCACAAGCTAAGAGATCAGAACAAGTAA
- a CDS encoding hotdog domain-containing protein, translated as MSSHDAHYGGNLVDGAKMLQLFGDVATELLIRNDGDEGLFKAYDMVEFIAPVYAGDYIEAVGEITQIGNTSRKMTFEARKVIIPRTDISASAADVLAEPIVVCRASGTCVVPKDCQRIAK; from the coding sequence ATGAGCTCACACGACGCCCACTACGGCGGGAACTTAGTTGATGGAGCCAAAATGCTTCAGCTTTTTGGCGATGTAGCCACCGAACTGCTCATCCGTAACGATGGCGACGAGGGGCTGTTCAAGGCTTACGACATGGTTGAATTCATTGCCCCAGTATATGCTGGCGATTACATCGAGGCGGTAGGCGAGATCACCCAAATAGGCAACACCTCGCGCAAGATGACCTTCGAGGCGCGCAAGGTTATCATCCCACGCACCGACATCTCGGCATCGGCTGCCGATGTTCTTGCAGAACCTATTGTAGTATGCCGCGCTAGCGGAACCTGCGTTGTCCCCAAAGACTGTCAACGAATTGCAAAATAA
- a CDS encoding zinc-binding dehydrogenase, producing the protein MKTGCKYGTHRVIEPQGTLPQPALKVDNTMSIYDNELLIDVTTLNIDSASFTQIKKACKGDIEKMEEMIFSIVEERGKMQNPVTGSGGMLIGKVREIGPNFPDKSLKIGDKIATLVSLSLTPLKISRIKNINFDNDQVDVEAQAILFESGIYAVLPNDIPEKLALAVLDVAGAPAQTERLVKAGDTVCIIGGGGKSGVLCSYQAMKNAGPTGKVIVVEYSKENAQRIRDLNLATHVVVADATNVMEVYNKVMEITNGEGCDVTINNVNVPSTEMTSILVTKDDGLVYFFSMATSFSKAALGAEGVGKDINLIVGNGYAKGHAELSLNIIRESETVKELFSKLYV; encoded by the coding sequence ATGAAGACGGGATGCAAATATGGAACTCATCGGGTAATTGAGCCCCAAGGCACACTACCTCAACCTGCCTTAAAGGTTGACAACACGATGAGCATCTATGACAATGAGCTGCTGATTGATGTAACAACATTAAACATCGATTCTGCCAGTTTTACACAAATAAAGAAGGCCTGCAAGGGCGATATTGAGAAGATGGAAGAGATGATTTTCTCCATCGTTGAGGAGCGGGGTAAGATGCAGAATCCGGTAACGGGTTCTGGCGGTATGCTCATTGGTAAGGTTAGAGAAATTGGCCCGAACTTTCCGGACAAATCCTTGAAGATTGGCGATAAGATAGCAACATTGGTATCGCTATCGTTAACCCCACTAAAAATTAGCCGAATAAAGAACATCAACTTCGACAACGATCAGGTTGATGTAGAGGCTCAAGCCATACTATTCGAAAGCGGAATATACGCTGTACTTCCCAATGACATACCAGAAAAGTTGGCACTTGCCGTACTCGACGTAGCAGGAGCACCTGCCCAAACCGAACGCCTTGTTAAAGCTGGCGACACGGTTTGCATCATCGGCGGTGGCGGTAAATCTGGAGTGCTTTGTAGCTACCAAGCTATGAAGAACGCAGGTCCTACCGGAAAGGTAATCGTTGTGGAATACTCGAAGGAGAACGCGCAACGCATTCGCGATTTAAATCTAGCCACCCACGTAGTTGTTGCCGACGCTACCAACGTTATGGAGGTATACAATAAGGTTATGGAGATAACCAACGGCGAAGGCTGCGACGTTACCATTAACAACGTGAATGTGCCATCAACCGAAATGACCTCCATCCTAGTTACCAAAGATGACGGGCTAGTATACTTCTTCTCGATGGCTACCTCGTTCTCGAAAGCTGCACTTGGTGCCGAAGGCGTTGGAAAGGATATCAACCTCATAGTAGGGAATGGATATGCCAAGGGACACGCCGAGCTATCGCTCAATATCATCAGAGAATCTGAAACTGTAAAGGAACTGTTTAGCAAACTATATGTTTAA
- a CDS encoding 3-keto-5-aminohexanoate cleavage protein, producing the protein MEKLIITAAISGAEVTKEMNPAVPYTIEEFVREAGLAYEAGASIIHLHVRYDDGTPTQDKERFRVVMEAIKAKYPDVIIQPSTGGAVGMTDDERLQPTELNPEMATLDCGTLNFGGDDVFMNTENTIKYFGEKMIERGIKPELEVFDKSMIDMALRLGKKGYIKSPMHFDLVMGVNGGISGELRDFVFLRGSLPADATYTVAGVGRYEFSLAAAAIVDGGNVRVGLEDNVYISKGVLTKSNGELVEKVVRLAKELGREIATPAETRRILGLTK; encoded by the coding sequence ATGGAAAAGCTAATTATTACCGCAGCAATTTCGGGCGCCGAGGTTACCAAGGAGATGAACCCCGCCGTACCCTACACCATCGAGGAGTTTGTACGCGAAGCTGGACTAGCCTACGAGGCTGGCGCAAGCATTATCCACCTGCACGTAAGGTACGACGACGGTACCCCTACCCAAGACAAGGAACGTTTTAGGGTAGTAATGGAGGCAATCAAGGCAAAGTACCCTGATGTCATCATTCAGCCATCAACGGGTGGTGCCGTAGGCATGACCGATGACGAGCGCCTTCAGCCAACCGAGCTAAACCCAGAAATGGCAACGCTCGACTGCGGAACCCTAAACTTCGGTGGCGATGACGTATTCATGAATACAGAAAACACCATCAAGTACTTTGGAGAAAAGATGATCGAAAGAGGCATTAAGCCGGAGCTTGAGGTGTTCGACAAAAGCATGATCGACATGGCACTTCGCCTGGGCAAGAAAGGGTACATCAAATCGCCAATGCACTTCGACCTTGTGATGGGCGTTAACGGCGGCATCTCGGGCGAGCTGCGCGACTTTGTATTTCTACGGGGAAGCCTACCTGCCGATGCTACCTATACCGTTGCTGGCGTTGGACGCTACGAGTTTTCGCTAGCAGCTGCTGCTATTGTCGATGGCGGTAATGTAAGAGTTGGGCTTGAAGATAACGTGTACATATCGAAGGGTGTACTGACAAAATCGAACGGAGAGCTCGTTGAGAAGGTTGTTCGCCTAGCCAAAGAGTTAGGACGCGAGATTGCTACACCCGCAGAAACTCGTCGAATCTTAGGACTAACCAAGTAA
- a CDS encoding DNA mismatch repair protein MutS: protein MQLKSFIEEVGGLRYMVDRLDIQSSVGRRMLLATELMTVKEEVEREQSNLQHVFDLLGNGAALAATDRIRVKLAQIRDIKGTLKNMERGQVLDDIELFEVKHYAIVATEIRQIAISSGISPIDLSNLEGVIALLDPDGNRIPSFYIYDAYSAELSAIRKEIKRQPDDGDISHLLEKANAIEDTIRERLSNELGAMAALLRQSLEHTGKLDILIAKARQAKDMMLVRPTLSDRVTAYQGIFNPQLKERLEQQGRRYQPVDISLDRSICLITGANMAGKTVMLKTVALCQYLCQLGFFVPAATASVCLVNRIMTCIGDEQSELKGLSAFAAEILNIGHIVAAAKSDKKQLVLIDELARTTNPTEGKAIVSATANLLNGMGIRGIITTHYSGVKTSCHRLRVRGFIDGIAEAVTIDNLSSFIDYSLVDDDSGHVPQEALRIASLLGVDDELLELAQKAMDESSQIEPDNR from the coding sequence ATGCAGCTAAAGAGTTTCATAGAAGAAGTTGGCGGGCTACGCTACATGGTCGACAGGCTCGATATCCAATCGAGCGTTGGACGGCGGATGCTGCTTGCCACTGAGCTGATGACCGTAAAGGAGGAGGTGGAGCGCGAGCAATCGAACCTCCAGCACGTGTTCGACCTGCTGGGCAACGGCGCTGCTCTTGCGGCTACGGATCGGATACGGGTAAAGCTCGCCCAAATCAGGGATATCAAGGGAACCCTAAAGAATATGGAGCGCGGACAGGTGCTCGACGACATCGAGCTATTCGAGGTTAAGCACTACGCCATCGTCGCCACCGAGATCCGCCAGATAGCCATCAGCAGCGGCATCTCCCCCATCGATCTTTCCAACCTTGAGGGCGTCATCGCCCTGCTCGACCCCGACGGCAACCGCATCCCATCGTTCTACATCTACGACGCCTACTCTGCCGAGCTATCGGCAATCCGTAAGGAAATAAAAAGGCAACCCGACGATGGCGACATCAGCCACCTGCTCGAAAAGGCCAACGCCATAGAGGACACCATCCGCGAGCGGCTATCCAACGAGCTAGGTGCAATGGCGGCGCTGCTAAGGCAGTCGCTGGAGCACACCGGAAAGCTCGACATCCTCATCGCCAAAGCCCGCCAGGCAAAGGATATGATGCTGGTACGCCCTACCCTATCGGATAGGGTTACCGCCTACCAGGGCATCTTCAACCCGCAGCTAAAGGAGCGGCTCGAGCAGCAGGGCAGGCGCTACCAGCCCGTTGACATATCGCTCGACCGCAGCATCTGCCTGATAACCGGCGCCAACATGGCCGGCAAAACCGTGATGCTGAAAACCGTTGCCCTGTGCCAGTACCTGTGCCAACTCGGCTTCTTTGTTCCCGCAGCAACGGCTTCGGTGTGCCTGGTAAACCGCATCATGACCTGCATCGGCGACGAGCAGTCGGAACTGAAGGGGCTTTCGGCATTTGCCGCCGAGATCCTTAATATCGGTCACATTGTGGCCGCAGCAAAATCGGACAAGAAGCAGCTCGTCCTCATCGACGAGCTGGCCCGAACCACCAACCCCACCGAGGGGAAGGCGATAGTGAGCGCTACGGCCAACCTGCTTAACGGCATGGGCATCCGCGGAATCATCACCACCCACTACAGCGGGGTAAAAACCAGCTGCCACAGGCTCCGCGTGAGGGGCTTCATCGATGGCATCGCCGAGGCAGTTACCATCGATAACCTCAGCAGCTTCATCGACTACTCGCTGGTCGACGACGACAGCGGCCACGTCCCGCAGGAGGCGCTGCGCATAGCCTCGCTTTTGGGCGTCGACGACGAGCTGCTGGAATTGGCCCAAAAGGCGATGGACGAGAGCAGCCAGATAGAGCCAGACAATCGCTAG
- a CDS encoding zinc-binding dehydrogenase, with amino-acid sequence MKKGNKYGTHRVIEPIGVLPQPANKIDNNMDEIYDNEILIDVKTLNIDSASFTQIEEQAGGDEKKIAEIMLDIVAKQGKHRNPVTGSGGMLLGVVEKIGDALAGKTDLKVGDKIATLVSLSLTPLRIDKIKDIRKDIDQVDIDGKAILFESGIYAKIPADMPENLALSALDVAGAPAQTAKLVKPGDTVLIIGAGGKSGMLCCYEAKKRAGVTGKVIGLCHSEKSTKRLQELGFCDYVFAADATQPVPVLEKIEELTNGQMCDVTINNVNITDTEMTSILCTKDTGVVYFFSMATSFTKAALGAEGVGSDVTMIVGNGYTRGHAEITLQLLRESEKLRKVFTDLYA; translated from the coding sequence ATGAAAAAAGGTAATAAGTACGGCACACACAGAGTGATTGAACCCATAGGTGTTCTTCCTCAACCTGCCAACAAGATCGACAACAATATGGATGAGATTTACGACAACGAAATCCTTATTGATGTCAAAACGCTGAATATCGACTCTGCCAGCTTCACCCAAATTGAGGAGCAGGCTGGTGGCGACGAAAAGAAGATTGCCGAAATTATGCTCGACATCGTTGCCAAGCAAGGCAAGCACCGCAACCCAGTAACTGGTTCGGGCGGTATGCTTTTAGGCGTTGTCGAAAAAATAGGCGATGCTCTTGCTGGCAAAACCGACCTTAAGGTTGGCGACAAGATTGCCACCTTGGTATCGCTATCGCTTACACCTCTCCGCATCGACAAAATTAAGGACATCCGCAAAGACATCGACCAGGTGGATATCGACGGAAAGGCTATCCTTTTCGAAAGTGGAATTTACGCAAAGATTCCTGCCGATATGCCTGAAAATCTTGCACTATCAGCACTAGATGTTGCAGGAGCACCTGCCCAAACTGCTAAGCTGGTAAAACCTGGCGACACTGTTCTTATCATTGGAGCAGGCGGAAAGTCGGGAATGCTTTGCTGCTACGAGGCTAAAAAGCGTGCTGGCGTTACCGGTAAGGTAATTGGATTATGCCACAGCGAAAAGAGCACCAAGCGCCTTCAAGAGCTTGGCTTCTGCGATTACGTTTTTGCAGCAGATGCAACACAGCCTGTGCCTGTGCTCGAAAAGATTGAAGAGCTAACCAACGGCCAAATGTGCGACGTAACCATCAACAACGTAAACATCACCGATACCGAAATGACCAGCATCCTTTGCACTAAGGATACAGGGGTTGTTTACTTCTTCTCTATGGCTACCAGCTTTACCAAAGCAGCCCTTGGAGCTGAAGGTGTTGGAAGCGATGTAACGATGATTGTTGGAAACGGGTATACCCGCGGCCATGCAGAGATAACCCTGCAGCTGCTACGCGAAAGCGAAAAACTACGCAAGGTATTTACCGATTTGTACGCTTAA